The Camelina sativa cultivar DH55 chromosome 14, Cs, whole genome shotgun sequence genome includes a window with the following:
- the LOC104742883 gene encoding serine/threonine-protein kinase LMTK3-like has translation MRSALGRRFTNPNGFTIASIVKQTPFLTQSTSHFSSSSDSAGRGRGRGSGGDGGFPAAGRGQFGVNRDPEKASEPVVPGREPSSSSAGGYGHGRGRPIQSDTVSPTFSSFVRPDSSSVGRGRGSVGSDSVSPFAADPPRHSPPPPQQSSEESQGSPVFSKLQEMKDVTSSPPPPPPPESKSGQADPPITIFNALGSEVSHPSGAGRGKPLVESAPIQPEENRHIRRPQPPPPQQQQQQRSQPQQKRAQKPRDETPRPQLSMEEAGRRARSELSRGEAEGGGAVRGRGGRGRGRGARGRGRGRGGEGWRDDKKEEEGEQEAMSIFAGDSADGEKFAKKMGPELMKTLAEGFEEVCEKALPSTTHDAIIDAYDTNLMIECEPEYIMPDFGSNPDIDEKPPMSLRECLEKVKPFIVAYEGIKDQEEWEEAINEAMAQAPLMKEIVDHYSGPDRVTAKKQNEELDRIATTIPKSAPDSVKRFADRAALTLKSNPGWGFDKKYQFMDKLVLEVSQSYK, from the exons ATGAGAAGTGCGTTAGGAAGAagattcacaaaccctaatGGCTTCACCATTGCATCCATAGTCAAACAAACTCCATTTCTCACCCAATCCACATCTCATTTCTCCTCTTCGTCCGACTCCGCCGGccgtggtcgtggacgtggttCCGGTGGAGATGGAGGGTTTCCCGCCGCTGGAAGGGGACAATTCGGTGTGAATCGTGATCCGGAAAAGGCTAGCGAACCGGTGGTTCCTGGACGTGAACCGTCGTCGTCATCTGCCGGAGGTTatggtcatggtcgtggtcgCCCGATCCAATCTGATACGGTATCTCCTACGTTTTCTTCTTTCGTTAGACCTGATTCTTCTAGCGTTGGCCGTGGTAGAGGATCCGTTGGGTCAGACTCCGTTTCACCTTTCGCTGCTGATCCTCCTCGCCATTCGCCGCCTCCACCGCAGCAATCGAGTGAGGAATCTCAGGGAAGTCCTGTATTTTCGAAGCTACAGGAGATGAAGGACGTAACTTCgtcgccaccaccaccaccaccaccagagtCTAAATCTGGTCAAGCTGATCCACCTATTACCATATTCAATGCGTTAGGAAGTGAGGTTTCACATCCAAGTGGAGCAGGTAGAGGGAAGCCTCTTGTGGAATCTGCTCCAATCCAACCAGAAGAAAACCGTCACATTCGACGTCCTCAGCCTCCACCACCgcaacagcaacagcagcagcgtTCACAGCCGCAGCAGAAGAGGGCTCAAAAGCCTAGGGATGAAACTCCCAGGCCACAATTGAGTATGGAAGAGGCTGGAAGAAGAGCAAGGAGCGAGCTTTCGCGGGGTGAAGCTGAAGGAGGAGGCGCTGTGAGGGGAAGAggagggagaggaagaggaagaggagcaaGAGGGAGAGGCAGAGGCAGAGGTGGTGAAGGATGGAGAGatgataagaaagaagaagaaggtgaacaAGAGGCTATGAGTATATTCGCTGGAGATTCAGCTGATGGAGAGAAGTTTGCTAAGAAAATGGGACCTGAATTGATGAAAACGTTAGCAGAAGGTTTCGAAGAAGTATGCGAGAAGGCGTTGCCTTCCACTACTCATGATGCCATTATAGATGCCTATGACACCAATCTCATG attgagTGTGAGCCAGAATACATTATGCCAGACTTTGGATCGAATCCTGACATTGATGAGAAGCCACCAATGTCTCTGCGTGAGTGCCTTGAGAAAGTGAAGCCTTTCATAGTGGCTTATGAGGGAATCAAGGATCAAGAAGAATGGGAG GAAGCAATTAATGAAGCGATGGCACAAGCTCCCCTTATGAAAGAGATTGTTGATCACTACAGTGGTCCTGATCGAGTAACTGCTAAGAAACAGAATGAGGAACTCGATAGAATTGCTACAACAATACCCAAAAGTGCACCTGATTCCGTGAAACGATTTGCAGATCGTGCAGCTCTTACTCTTAAG AGTAATCCTGGTTGGGGGTTTGACAAGAAATACCAGTTCATGGACAAGCTCGTTTTGGAGGTGTCACAAAGCTACAAATAG